Proteins from one Camelina sativa cultivar DH55 chromosome 8, Cs, whole genome shotgun sequence genomic window:
- the LOC104707822 gene encoding BI1-like protein: protein MYQWNLPYRKDDVEAGGSSRALYPTMLENPDLRWGFIRKVYSIIAFQLLATVAVAATVVTVRPIALFFATTGLGLALYIVLIITPFIVLCPLYYYHQKHPVNYLLLGVFTLALAFVVGLSCAFTNGKVILESAILTTVVVLSLTLYTFWAARKGYDFNFLGPFLFGALIVLIVFAIIQVLFPLGRISVMIYGCLASIIFCGYIVYDTDNLIKRYTYDEYIWAAVSLYLDIINLFLSLLTVFRVLQR, encoded by the exons ATGTATCAGTGGAACTTACCGTACCGGAAAGATGACGTGGAAGCAGGCGGCAGCTCAAGGGCTTTATACCCAACGATGCTTGAGAACCCTGATCTCCGGTGGGGTTTTATACGCAAGGTTTACTCTATCATCGCCTTTCAGCTTCTCGCCACCGTCGCCGTCGCAGCTACTGTTGTCACCGTCCGTCCAATTGCTCTGTTCTTCGCAACCACTGGCCTTGGATTAGCTCTCTACATAGTCCTCATCATCACTCCCTTCATAG TGTTGTGTCCGTTGTACTATTACCACCAGAAGCATCCGGTGAATTACTTGCTCTTGGGGGTTTTCACTTTGGCTCTGGCTTTTGTAGTTGGATTGTCATGTGCTTTCACCAATG GGAAAGTGATTCTTGAGTCAGCGATATTGACAACGGTTGTGGTACTTTCTCTCACATTATACACCTTTTGGGCAGCTAGGAAAGGATATGACTTTAATTTCCTCGGACCATTCTTGTTCGGCGCTCTCATCGTGCTTATTGTCTTCGCCATTATACAA GTCTTGTTCCCATTAGGGCGGATTTCGGTGATGATCTACGGTTGTTTGGCATCGATAATATTCTGCGGATACATAGTCTATGATACTGACAATCTGATCAAACGATACACATATGATGAGTACATTTGGGCAGCGGTTTCACTCTACCTAGACATCATCAACCTCTTCTTGTCTCTTCTTACTGTATTTAGAGTCTTACAGAGATGA
- the LOC104709793 gene encoding sulfate transporter 3.2-like, producing MCSKRASQYHKVEIPPPQPFLKSLKNTLNEILFADDPFRKIRNESKTSKKIELGLRHVFPILEWARGYSLGYLKSDVISGITIASLAIPQGISYAQLANLPPILGLYSSLVPPLVYAIMGSSRDLAVGTVAVASLLTGAMLGKEVNAVQNPKLYLHLAFTATFFAGLMQTCLGLLRLGFVVEILSHAAIVGFMGGAATVVCLQQLKGLLGLIHFTHSTDIVSVLCSIFSQSHMWKWESGLLGCCFLIFLLTTKHISKKRPKLFWISAMSPLVSVIFGSLFMYFLHDHFHGIPYIGELKKGINPPSITHLVFTSPYVTLALKIGIITGVIALAEGIAVGRSFAMYKNYNIDGNKEMIAFGVMNILGSFSSCYLTTGNLPF from the exons ATGTGCAGCAAAAGGGCATCACAATATCACAAAGTAGAAATACCTCCACCACAACCTTTCTTGAAATCACTAAAGAACACTCTCAATGAGATCCTTTTCGCCGACGATCCGTTTCGCAAAATCAGAAACGAATCGAAAACGTCAAAAAAGATCGAGTTAGGGTTGAGACACGTGTTCCCAATCTTGGAATGGGCTCGTGGTTACAGTTTGGGGTATTTGAAATCAGACGTTATCTCAGGGATCACAATTGCTAGTCTTGCTATTCCTCAAGGGATTAGCTATGCTCAGCTAGCTAATCTCCCTCCTATTCTTGGTCTTT ACTCAAGCTTGGTGCCGCCGTTGGTATACGCGATAATGGGAAGTTCAAGAGATTTAGCGGTGGGAACAGTGGCGGTGGCCTCGCTGTTGACGGGAGCGATGTTAGGGAAAGAGGTAAACGCGGTGCAGAATCCAAAGCTTTACCTTCACTTAGCTTTCACTGCCACTTTTTTCGCCGGACTCATGCAAACGTGCCTTGGCCTCTTACG GTTAGGGTTCGTGGTGGAGATATTGTCGCATGCGGCGATTGTAGGGTTCATGGGTGGTGCCGCGACGGTGGTGTGTCTGCAGCAACTGAAAGGCTTACTTGGCCTCATTCACTTCACTCATTCCACTGATATAGTCTCTGTTCTCTGCTCCATTTTCTCTCAATCTCATATG TGGAAATGGGAGAGTGGATTGCTAGGGTGTTGcttcctcatcttcctccttacaaccaaacacatt AGCAAGAAGAGACCAAAGCTATTCTGGATATCTGCAATGTCTCCACTTGTTTCTGTCATTTTTGGAAGCCTTTTCATGTACTTCCTCCATGACCATTTCCATGGCATTCCATAT ATTGGAGAATTAAAGAAAGGGATAAATCCACCGTCAATCACACATTTGGTATTCACGTCACCTTATGTCACGTTGGCTCTCAAAATCGGCATTATCACTGGAGTCATAGCTCTCGCT gaAGGGATTGCAGTGGGGAGAAGCTTTGCAATGTACAAGAATTACAACATAGATGGGAACAAAGAGATGATAGCCTTTGGGGTGATGAACATTCTTGGTTCCTTCTCCTCTTGCTATCTCACTACCGGTAATCTAccattttga
- the LOC104707821 gene encoding sulfate transporter 3.2-like has product MYKNYNIDGNKEMIAFGVMNILGSFSSCYLTTGPFSRSAVNYNAGCKTALSNVVMAVAVAVTLLFLTPLFFYTPLVVLSSIIITAMLGLVDYEAAIHLWRLDKFDFFVCLSAYFGVVFGTIEIGLILSVGISVMRLVLFVGRPKIYVMGNIQNTEIYRNIEHYPQATTLSCLLILHIDGPIYFANSSYLRDRIGRWIDDEEEKLRTSGETSLQYIVLDMSAVGNIDTSGISMLEELNKILGRRELKLVVANPGVEVMKKLSKSNFIESIGKERIYLTVAEAVAACNFMLHTAKSDSPVPEFNNV; this is encoded by the exons ATGTACAAGAATTACAACATAGATGGGAACAAAGAGATGATAGCCTTTGGGGTGATGAACATTCTTGGTTCCTTCTCCTCTTGCTATCTCACTACCG GGCCGTTTTCGCGTTCGGCTGTGAACTACAACGCGGGTTGCAAAACGGCGTTATCAAACGTGGTGATGGCCGTTGCAGTGGCGGTGACGCTACTGTTCTTGACGCCGTTGTTCTTCTACACGCCACTAGTGGTCCTGTCGTCGATCATAATCACCGCCATGCTAGGCCTCGTAGACTACGAAGCAGCCATTCATCTTTGGAGACTAGACAAGTTCGATTTCTTCGTCTGTCTCTCTGCTTACTTTGGCGTTGTTTTCGGTACCATCGAGATTGGTCTCATCCTCTCC GTGGGAATATCAGTGATGAGGTTAGTGTTGTTCGTGGGAAGACCAAAGATTTATGTAATGGGAAACATTCAGAACACAGAAATATATAGGAACATTGAACATTACCCTCAAGCCACCACTCTCTCTTGTCTCCTCATTCTCCACATCGATGGTCCTATCTACTTCGCCAACTCTAGCTACTTGCGAGACag AATTGGAAGGTGGATCGATGACGAGGAAGAAAAATTGAGAACGAGTGGAGAAACCAGTCTACAATACATTGTACTTGATATGAGTG CTGTGGGAAACATAGACACGAGCGGTATAAGCATGCTTGAGGAACTCAACAAAATCCTAGGACGAAGAGAGCTCaag CTAGTGGTAGCAAACCCAGGAGTAGAGGTGATGAAGAAGCTAAGCAAGTCCAACTTCATAGAGAGCATTGGTAAAGAACGGATTTATCTCACGGTGGCAGAAGCTGTTGCAGCTTGCAATTTCATGCTCCATACCGCTAAAAGCGACTCCCCCGTACCAGAATTTAACAacgtttaa
- the LOC104707823 gene encoding ETO1-like protein 1 — MRTFYPSDSCKESQLDSLNPQSWLQVERGKLSSSASSSAPLCRESFIKVPEPQILPHYKPLNYVEVLAQIHEELETCPLQERSVLYLLQYQVFRGLGETKLRRRSLQSAWQEATTVHEKVVFGSWLRYEKQGEEVITDLLSSCGKYSEEFLPLDIASYFPPITASSSPETASVKTNRSVSKNVVFKIGEEKIPCLRRKIASLSAPFNAMLYGSFTESLLDEIDMSENHVSSSAMRVVRDFSVVGVLLGVTKNLLLEVLVFANKFCCEQLRDACDRELASLISSIECAIELMDFALEENSPILAASCLQVFLYEMPNSLTDERVVEVLTRVNRSQVSTMAGKASFSLYSFLSEVSMCIDPRSDRTLGFLEKLVDFAENDRQQVLGFHRLGCMRLLRKEYREAEEAFETAFNLGHVYSATGLARLGSIQGHRLWAYEKLSSVISSVSPPLGWMYQERSFYCEGDKKLKDLDKATELDPTLTYPYMYRAVALMSKQNAKAALEEINRILGFKLALECLEIRFCLYLGMDDYEAALRDIQAALTLCPDYRMFDGKVAGRQLRTLVYEHVENWTTADCWMQLYEKWSNVDDIGSLSVIYQMLESDACKGVLYFRQSLLLLRLNCPEAAMRSLQLAREHASSDHERLVYEGWILYDTGHCEEGLQKAKESIRIKRSFEAYFLQAYALAESSLDLSSSSTVVSLLEDALKCPSDRLRKGQALNNLGSVYVDCEKLDLAADCYINALKVRHTRAHQGLARVHFLRNDKAAAYEEMTRLIEKAQNNASAYEKRSEYCDRELAKSDLEMVTRLDPLRVYPYRYRAAVLMDSRKEREAIAELSRAIAFKADLHLLHLRAAFHEHIGEVGNALRDCRAALSVDPNHQEMLELHSRVNSHEP, encoded by the exons ATGAGGACTTTTTACCCATCTGATTCTTGTAAAGAATCACAGCTCGATTCCTTGAATCCACAGTCATGGCTTCAAGTTGAGAGAGGGAAACtatcttcctctgcttcttcatctgc TCCACTGTGCAGAGAATCATTTATCAAAGTTCCTGAGCCGCAGATACTGCCGCATTATAAACCTCTCAACTACGTAGAAGTTCTAGCTCAGATTCACGAAGAGCTCGAGACTTGCCCGTTGCAGGAGAGATCGGTTCTGTATTTATTGCAGTATCAAGTGTTTAGAGGTCTTGGAGAGACCAAACTTAGACGGAGAAGTCTTCAATCAGCTTGGCAAGAAGCTACAACAGTCCATGAGAAAGTTGTGTTTGGGTCTTGGTTGAGGTATGAGAAACAAGGAGAAGAGGTTATCACCGATTTGCTTTCCTCTTGTGGTAAATATTCTGAAGAGTTTCTGCCGCTGGATATTGCATCCTATTTCCCACCTATtactgcttcttcttcccctgAGACAGCGTCTGTGAAGACGAACCGCAGTGTATCTAAAAATGTTGTGTTTAAGATTGGAGAAGAGAAAATACCTTGCCTAAGGCGAAAAATTGCGAGTCTTTCGGCTCCATTTAACGCAATGCTTTATGGTAGCTTCACGGAATCACTTCTTGATGAGATAGATATGTCAGAAAATCATGTATCCTCATCAGCTATGCGGGTTGTTAGAGATTTCAGCGTTGTTGGTGTATTACTCGGAGTTACCAAGAACCTTCTTTTGGAAGTCTTAGTATTCGCAAACAAGTTTTGCTGCGAGCAACTCAGAGATGCATGCGATAGAGAATTGGCATCTCTGATTTCTTCTATTGAATGTGCCATTGAGCTTATGGACTTTGCACTTGAAGAGAACTCCCCAATCCTTGCTGCATCGTGTCTGCAAGTTTTTCTTTATGAGATGCCAAATAGTTTGACCGATGAGCGTGTTGTCGAGGTTTTGACTCGGGTTAATAgatctcaagtctcaaccatGGCAGGAAAAGCTTCATTCTCCTTGTATTCTTTTTTAAGTGAAGTCTCGATGTGTATAGATCCTCGGTCTGACAGAACATTGGGTTTCTTGGAGAAATTAGTTGACTTTGCAGAAAATGACCGGCAGCAAGTATTGGGGTTTCATCGGTTAGGGTGCATGAGGTTGTTGAGGAAAGAATACCGTGAGGCTGAAGAAGCTTTTGAAACAGCTTTTAATTTAGGTCATGTGTATTCAGCTACTGGTTTAGCAAGACTAGGATCCATCCAAGGGCATCGGCTTTGGGCTTACGAGAAGCTAAGCTCTGTTATCTCCTCTGTTTCACCACCTCTTGGGTGGATGTATCAAGAAAGGTCTTTCTACTGTGAGGGTgataagaaattgaaagatcTTGACAAGGCAACCGAATTAGACCCGACTTTGACATATCCTTACATGTATAGAGCTGTGGCTCTAATGTCGAAACAAAATGCTAAGGCTGCACTTGAAGAAATCAATCGGATCTTGGGATTTAAACTTGCATTAGAATGTTTGGAAATCCGGTTTTGTCTTTATCTTGGTATGGATGACTATGAAGCAGCTCTTCGAGATATTCAGGCTGCTCTTACCCTGTGTCCGGACTATCGAATGTTCGATGGGAAAGTAGCTGGGAGGCAGCTCAGGACGCTTGTGTATGAGCATGTCGAGAATTGGACAACAGCGGACTGTTGGATGCAGCTATATGAGAAATGGTCTAATGTTGATGATATAGGTTCTCTTTCCGTGATCTATCAAATGCTCGAATCCGATGCTTGCAAAGGTGTTCTTTACTTCAGACAATCTTTGCTTCTCCTGAG GTTGAATTGTCCGGAAGCAGCGATGCGTAGTTTACAGTTAGCCCGCGAGCATGCCTCGAGTGATCACGAGCGTTTGGTTTACGAAGGATGGATCTTGTATGATACAGGTCACTGCGAAGAAGGGCTTCAAAAGGCTAAGGAATCCATTAGAATAAAGAGATCATTCGAAGCTTATTTCCTCCAAGCTTATGCCTTAGCGGAATCTAGCCTCGATCTATCAAGTTCTTCGACTGTTGTTTCACTCCTTGAAGATGCTCTTAAATGCCCCTCTGATAGGTTGCGCAAAGGTCAG gcTCTAAACAATCTCGGGAGCGTCTATGTCGATTGTGAGAAGCTAGACTTAGCTGCGGATTGCTATATAAATGCTCTCAAGGTGAGACACACGCGTGCACACCAAGGCCTAGCTCGCGTCCATTTCCTTAGAAACGACAAAGCTGCAGCTTACGAAGAAATGACTAGACTAATCGAAAAGGCTCAAAACAATGCATCTGCCTACGAGAAAAGATCCGAGTATTGTGATCGTGAACTTGCCAAATCTGATCTTGAAATGGTCACCCGGTTAGACCCTCTCCGGGTTTATCCTTATCGATATCGTGCAGCAg TGTTGATGGATAGTCGGAAGGAGAGAGAGGCAATAGCGGAGTTATCACGAGCTATCGCCTTTAAAGCGGATCTTCATCTTCTGCACCTACGAGCGGCTTTCCACGAGCACATTGGGGAAGTTGGAAATGCTTTGCGGGACTGTCGTGCAGCGCTCTCGGTCGACCCTAACCATCAGGAGATGCTGGAACTCCATAGCCGTGTTAATAGCCATGAACCTTGA